One window of Myxocyprinus asiaticus isolate MX2 ecotype Aquarium Trade chromosome 6, UBuf_Myxa_2, whole genome shotgun sequence genomic DNA carries:
- the LOC127442440 gene encoding divergent protein kinase domain 1A-like translates to MSAMARGLFSRAWMSKTFHFQARLSYIQVKYLFLTWLAVFVGSWVVYVQYSTYTELCRGRECKNIICDKYIKGIIDGSACSSLCEESSLYFRRCLSTKSNNQVYTGSWGDQDGVIKCQLGDVLHYELGEELEPKKEIALFDKPTRGTSVEKFKKMVASHLKTKVGQQANLSSLVTLILSVADSNKDGHISLPEAKTAWALLQLNEVLLAVVLQDREHTPRLLGFCGDLYVVERVPHVPLFGLSLPWPMELWIPTGMRQSMDQWFTPSWPRKAKIFIGLLELIEDIFHGTFGSFLMCDMSASTFGYTDRHDLRLVDGRRVVAEEAFKQAMILQRCEKDEDCVYSVDCRTSCNRAEHRCTAEVAQPNLARACRALKDYLLRGVPFHLQEELEKQLYSCMALKGSAEQMEMEHSLILNNLKTLLWKQISHTKDS, encoded by the exons GCTCGCCTGTCTTATATTCAAGTGAAGTATCTCTTCCTCACATGGCTTGCGGTGTTTGTGGGCAGTTGGGTCGTGTATGTGCAATACTCTACTTACACTGAGCTGTGCAGAGGACGAGAATGCAAAAACATCATT TGTGACAAATACATTAAAGGTATTATTGATGGCTCTGCCTGTAGCAGCCTATGTGAAGAAAGCTCATTGTACTTTAGAAGGTGCCTCTCCACCAAGTCAAACAATCAG GTATATACAGGCAGCTGGGGTGACCAGGATGGCGTCATTAAGTGTCAGCTGGGTGACGTCCTGCACTATGAGCTGGGAGAGGAACTGGAGCCAAAGAAAGAGATAGCACTCTTTGACAAACCCACTCGTGGGACCTCTGTAGAGAAGTTCAAAAAGATGGTTGCAAGTCATTTGAAG acaaAAGTTGGACAGCAAGCAAACCTCTCCAGTTTGGTGACCCTGATTCTTTCTGTGGCAGACAGCAACAAAGACGGCCATATCTCTCTCCCAGAGGCCAAGACTGCTTGGGCTTTACTTCAGCTCAACGAGGTTCTACTTGCGGTGGTTCTCCAGGACCGCGAGCACACCCCTAGACTTTTAGGTTTCTGTGGGGACCTGTATGTAGTGGAACGGGTGCCCCACGTGCCACTGTTTGGACTCAGCCTTCCATGGCCCATGGAGCTGTGGATCCCAACAGGGATGCGGCAAAGCATGGACCAGTGGTTTACACCTTCATGGCCCCGCAAGGCCAAAATCTTTATCGGTTTGCTGGAACTTATAGAAGACATATTTCACGGTACCTTTGGAAGCTTCTTAATGTGTGACATGAGTGCCAGTACTTTTGGTTACACCGATCGCCATGACCTTAGACTGGTTGATGGGCGGCGTGTGGTAGCTGAAGaggccttcaaacaggccatGATCCTCCAGCGCTGTGAGAAAGACGAGGACTGTGTTTACAGTGTAGACTGTAGGACTTCATGCAACCGTGCTGAACATCGTTGCACGGCCGAGGTGGCTCAGCCCAACCTGGCCAGGGCTTGTAGAGCACTGAAGGATTACCTCCTGCGAGGAGTTCCCTTCCATCTACAGGAAGAGCTGGAGAAGCAGCTGTACTCCTGCATGGCCCTCAAAGGTTCAGCCGAGCAGATGGAAATGGAACACTCGCTCATTCTCAACAACCTCAAGACATTGCTGTGGAAACAGATCTCTCACACTAAAGACTCTTAG